The Cronobacter sakazakii genome has a window encoding:
- a CDS encoding cytochrome c-type biogenesis protein, translating into MKRLLTLLAGLLLACHVSAAIEAYPFQNEAQEQQFRELTSALRCPKCQNNSIADSGSMIAADMRQKVYELMQQGQSREQIVAYMVARYGNFVTYDPPVTPGTILLWLLPALFAAGGVAVLVIRARRIRREPLVLDEDEQERLRALLNEEGKRP; encoded by the coding sequence GTGAAACGTCTGTTAACTCTGCTGGCTGGCCTGCTGCTGGCGTGTCATGTTTCTGCCGCCATCGAGGCGTACCCTTTTCAGAACGAGGCGCAGGAGCAGCAGTTCCGCGAGCTGACCAGCGCGCTGCGTTGCCCGAAATGCCAGAACAACAGCATCGCTGATTCCGGTTCGATGATCGCGGCAGATATGCGCCAGAAGGTCTATGAGCTGATGCAGCAGGGGCAGAGCCGCGAGCAGATTGTGGCGTATATGGTGGCGCGCTACGGAAATTTCGTGACCTACGATCCGCCCGTTACGCCCGGCACGATACTGCTCTGGCTGCTGCCCGCGCTCTTTGCGGCAGGCGGCGTTGCCGTGCTGGTGATCCGCGCGCGTCGCATCCGACGGGAGCCGCTCGTGCTTGACGAAGACGAACAGGAGCGGCTGCGCGCGCTACTGAATGAAGAAGGAAAACGCCCGTGA
- a CDS encoding DsbE family thiol:disulfide interchange protein, producing MRRRILLLPLALFLLLAAVLFWQLTRNAAGDDPSQLESTLVGKPLPAFRLAALDDPSVTYDRAALLNGKPLLLNVWATWCPTCRAEHQFLNGLAAKGVRIVGLNYKDDRAKAVAWLNTLGNPYALSLFDGSGMLGLDLGVYGAPETFVIDGRGVIRYRHAGDLNDEVWRQDVKPLWDALNQEVEP from the coding sequence ATGAGACGCCGCATTTTACTTCTCCCGCTGGCGCTGTTTCTGCTGCTCGCCGCCGTGCTGTTCTGGCAACTGACGCGCAACGCGGCGGGGGACGATCCGTCTCAGCTCGAATCCACGCTGGTGGGCAAACCTCTGCCCGCGTTCCGGCTCGCCGCGCTTGATGACCCAAGCGTGACCTACGATCGCGCCGCCCTCCTGAACGGCAAACCGCTGCTGCTTAACGTCTGGGCGACCTGGTGCCCGACGTGCCGCGCCGAACATCAGTTTCTCAACGGCCTGGCCGCGAAGGGCGTGCGGATCGTCGGGCTTAACTATAAAGACGATCGCGCTAAAGCCGTGGCCTGGCTCAACACGCTCGGCAACCCTTACGCGCTGAGCCTGTTTGACGGCAGCGGAATGCTCGGGCTGGATCTGGGCGTGTATGGCGCGCCGGAGACGTTTGTTATCGACGGGCGCGGCGTGATTCGCTATCGCCACGCGGGCGATCTGAATGACGAGGTGTGGCGGCAGGACGTCAAACCACTGTGGGATGCGCTGAATCAGGAGGTCGAGCCGTGA
- a CDS encoding formate/nitrite transporter family protein translates to MSKPGEEKIGEADELEVESEEKESGEEIEVDEEELPSRAMAIHEHIRQDGEKEMERDAMALFWSAIAAGLSMGASLLAKGIFHVHLEGIPGGFLLESLGYTFGFIIVIMARQQLFTENTVTAVLPVMQNPTGTNMLLLLRLWGVVLLGNIIGTGLATLAFEFMPIFDEATRDAFVTIGMEVMHNTPGEMFANAIISGWIIATMVWMFPSAGAAKIVVIILMTWLIALGNTTHIVVGTVEILYLVFNGTIHWSEFFWPFALPTLAGNIIGGTFIFALLSHAQIRNDMSNKKKSEEKARLKKEKAAREDETGRGSQNR, encoded by the coding sequence ATGAGCAAACCTGGCGAGGAAAAAATCGGCGAGGCGGATGAGCTGGAAGTCGAAAGTGAAGAAAAAGAGAGCGGAGAAGAAATAGAAGTGGATGAAGAGGAACTGCCGTCGCGCGCGATGGCCATCCATGAGCACATCCGCCAGGACGGCGAGAAAGAGATGGAGCGCGACGCGATGGCGCTGTTCTGGTCGGCCATCGCCGCCGGGCTGTCGATGGGCGCGTCGCTGCTGGCCAAAGGTATTTTCCACGTCCACCTGGAAGGCATTCCCGGCGGATTTTTGCTGGAAAGCCTCGGCTACACCTTTGGTTTTATCATCGTCATCATGGCGCGCCAGCAGCTCTTTACCGAGAATACCGTCACGGCGGTGCTGCCGGTGATGCAGAACCCGACCGGCACCAATATGCTGTTGCTCCTGCGCCTCTGGGGCGTGGTGCTGCTCGGTAATATCATCGGCACCGGCCTTGCGACGCTGGCGTTTGAATTTATGCCGATTTTTGACGAGGCAACACGCGATGCGTTTGTGACCATCGGCATGGAAGTCATGCACAACACGCCGGGGGAAATGTTCGCGAACGCGATTATCTCCGGCTGGATCATCGCGACGATGGTGTGGATGTTCCCGTCTGCGGGTGCCGCGAAGATCGTGGTGATTATCCTGATGACCTGGCTTATCGCGCTCGGCAACACAACGCATATCGTGGTGGGCACCGTCGAGATCCTCTATCTCGTCTTTAACGGCACCATTCACTGGAGCGAATTCTTCTGGCCGTTCGCCCTGCCGACGCTTGCGGGCAACATCATCGGCGGTACGTTTATCTTCGCGCTGTTAAGCCATGCGCAGATCCGTAACGACATGAGCAATAAGAAGAAATCGGAAGAGAAAGCGCGTCTGAAAAAGGAAAAGGCAGCGCGTGAAGACGAAACCGGGCGCGGCTCACAAAACCGCTGA
- the ccmD gene encoding heme exporter protein CcmD — protein MTAALTSFFLMGGYAFYVWLAVAMTVIPLALLIAHTRLARRTLRRDIAKRQARERRRQGAEVSR, from the coding sequence ATGACCGCCGCGTTGACCTCGTTTTTCCTGATGGGCGGCTACGCCTTTTACGTCTGGCTGGCGGTGGCGATGACGGTGATTCCGCTGGCACTGCTGATAGCGCATACGCGTCTGGCGCGCCGTACGCTGCGCCGGGATATCGCGAAACGTCAGGCGCGCGAGCGCCGACGCCAGGGCGCGGAGGTGTCGCGATGA
- a CDS encoding tyrosine-type recombinase/integrase, whose product MPLNARQVETAKPRDKAYKLADGGGLYLMVNTNGSKYWRMKYRFAGKEKKLSFGTYPDISLAEARTKRDEARKTLANDKDPGEVKKAELLAQKLSVTNTFEAIAVEWYNAKVSGWSKNYADYVNRAFKNNVFPFVGSQPVNEIKPLELLSVLQRMEKRGAPELASKVRQRCSEVFRYAIVTGRAEYNPAADLGSALQGYEKQHYPFLTAAELPEFLQKLSQYTGSLVTLLATRLLMLTGLRTVELRMAEWSEIDFENHIWEIPKSRMKMRRPHIVPLSAQSLAALRQLKQLTGTYQFIFAGRNDVNKPMSEASINMVIKRIGYDKRATGHGFRHTMSTILHEEGFNTAWIETQLAHVDKNAIRGTYNHAQYLEGRKEMMQWYGDYLDGLRLDGNVARVS is encoded by the coding sequence ATGCCACTGAATGCTCGTCAGGTCGAGACTGCAAAGCCCAGAGATAAAGCCTATAAACTCGCTGATGGCGGAGGGCTCTATCTCATGGTCAATACTAACGGTTCAAAGTACTGGCGAATGAAGTATCGATTTGCCGGTAAAGAGAAAAAACTCTCGTTCGGAACCTATCCTGACATCTCACTTGCGGAAGCCCGCACTAAGCGCGATGAAGCGAGAAAAACATTGGCAAATGATAAAGATCCCGGTGAAGTTAAAAAAGCCGAACTACTTGCCCAAAAACTATCGGTTACGAATACTTTTGAAGCGATAGCGGTTGAGTGGTACAACGCAAAAGTTTCTGGCTGGTCAAAAAACTACGCTGACTATGTTAACCGGGCCTTCAAAAACAATGTATTTCCCTTTGTTGGATCGCAGCCGGTTAATGAGATAAAGCCACTGGAGCTTCTGTCTGTATTGCAGCGTATGGAAAAGCGAGGTGCGCCGGAGCTTGCCAGTAAAGTGCGCCAACGTTGTAGCGAAGTGTTCCGTTACGCTATTGTTACTGGCCGAGCCGAGTACAACCCTGCGGCTGATCTTGGTAGTGCTTTACAGGGGTACGAGAAACAACATTATCCCTTTCTTACTGCTGCTGAGCTACCCGAGTTTTTACAAAAGCTTTCACAATACACCGGCAGTCTAGTAACGCTTCTGGCGACCCGACTACTCATGCTTACGGGCTTACGAACCGTCGAATTACGTATGGCAGAATGGAGTGAAATCGACTTCGAAAACCATATCTGGGAAATACCGAAAAGTAGAATGAAGATGAGGCGACCCCACATAGTCCCCCTTTCTGCTCAATCCTTAGCAGCACTTCGGCAACTAAAGCAATTGACCGGTACTTACCAGTTTATCTTTGCAGGTCGAAACGATGTTAATAAACCAATGAGCGAAGCCAGCATCAATATGGTTATTAAAAGGATTGGTTACGATAAGAGAGCAACCGGACATGGTTTTCGTCACACCATGAGCACAATCTTGCATGAGGAAGGATTCAACACTGCTTGGATTGAGACCCAGCTCGCGCATGTGGACAAGAACGCGATTCGCGGGACCTATAACCATGCGCAGTATCTTGAAGGGAGGAAAGAGATGATGCAGTGGTATGGGGACTATTTGGATGGATTGCGATTGGATGGAAACGTTGCCAGAGTTAGTTAA
- a CDS encoding heme lyase CcmF/NrfE family subunit — protein MMPEIGNFLLCLAAGLALLLTLWPQWGAMRQAPRLMTLARPLACALFACLLGAFLILVHAFVVNDFTVLYVASNSNTELPVWYRVAATWGAHEGSLLLWVLLMGAWTFAVAMFSRAMPQEAIARVLSVMGGINFCFLLFILLTSNPFTRTLPEYPIEGRDLNPLLQDIGLIFHPPLLYMGYVGFSVAFAFAVASLLTGRLDTAWARWSRPWTQAAWVFLTIGIMLGSAWAYYELGWGGWWFWDPVENASLMPWLAGTALMHSLAVTEKRGSFRAWTVLLAITAFSLCLLGTFLVRSGVLVSVHAFASDPARGMFILALLVIVIGGSLLLYAVKGGSVRARVGNALWSRESFLLGNNILLITAMLVVLLGTLLPLVHKALGLGSISVGAPFFNVLFSALMVPFALLLGVGPLVRWRRDEPQKLRRRLLVALVVTLAASLMLPWLLQDSINAMTVAGLMMAVWVLVLTLMELLERATHRHSLWRGLGKLSRSQWGMTLGHVGLAVTVIGIAFSQNYSVERDVRMTAGDSVDIHHYRFVFREVRDAQGPNWRGAVGIIDVLRDGKPEATLRAEKRAYNSNRVVMTEAAIDGGLTRDLYAALGEELDDGSWAVRLYYKPFVRWIWYGGLLMAFGGLLCLLDPRYRLKKIQEAT, from the coding sequence ATGATGCCGGAAATCGGGAATTTCTTGCTGTGCCTCGCCGCAGGCCTCGCGCTGCTGCTCACGCTCTGGCCGCAGTGGGGCGCGATGCGTCAGGCACCGCGGCTGATGACGCTGGCGCGCCCGCTCGCCTGCGCGCTTTTCGCCTGCCTGCTGGGCGCGTTTCTTATCCTCGTGCATGCTTTTGTGGTGAACGATTTCACGGTGCTCTATGTGGCGAGCAACTCCAACACCGAGCTGCCGGTCTGGTATCGCGTGGCCGCGACCTGGGGCGCGCACGAAGGCTCACTATTGCTTTGGGTGCTGCTGATGGGCGCGTGGACGTTTGCCGTTGCGATGTTCAGCCGCGCCATGCCACAGGAGGCGATCGCCCGCGTGCTGTCAGTGATGGGCGGGATTAATTTCTGCTTCCTGCTGTTTATTCTGCTGACCTCAAACCCTTTCACACGCACGCTGCCGGAATACCCGATTGAAGGGCGCGATCTCAACCCGCTGCTGCAGGATATCGGGCTGATTTTCCATCCGCCGCTGCTGTATATGGGGTATGTCGGGTTTTCGGTCGCGTTCGCCTTTGCCGTGGCGTCGCTCTTAACCGGGCGGCTCGACACCGCATGGGCGCGCTGGTCGCGCCCCTGGACGCAGGCAGCGTGGGTGTTTCTGACCATCGGCATTATGCTTGGCTCCGCCTGGGCCTATTACGAACTCGGCTGGGGCGGCTGGTGGTTCTGGGACCCGGTAGAAAACGCCTCGCTGATGCCGTGGCTCGCGGGCACCGCGCTGATGCACTCGCTGGCGGTGACGGAAAAGCGCGGCAGCTTCCGCGCCTGGACGGTGCTGCTCGCCATCACCGCGTTTTCGCTCTGTCTGCTCGGCACGTTCCTGGTGCGCTCCGGCGTGCTGGTCTCCGTGCACGCGTTCGCCTCCGATCCGGCGCGCGGCATGTTTATTCTGGCGCTGCTGGTGATTGTTATCGGCGGCTCGCTGCTGCTCTATGCCGTGAAAGGCGGCAGCGTCAGGGCGCGGGTGGGCAATGCGCTCTGGTCGCGCGAAAGTTTTCTGCTCGGCAACAATATTCTGCTTATCACCGCCATGCTGGTAGTGCTGCTCGGCACGCTGCTGCCGCTGGTGCATAAGGCGCTGGGGCTGGGGTCGATTTCCGTCGGCGCGCCGTTTTTCAATGTGCTGTTCAGCGCGCTGATGGTGCCGTTCGCGCTGTTGCTCGGCGTCGGGCCGCTGGTGCGCTGGCGGCGCGATGAGCCGCAAAAGCTGCGCCGTCGCCTGCTGGTGGCGCTGGTCGTTACGCTCGCTGCCTCGCTGATGCTGCCCTGGCTTTTGCAGGACAGCATTAACGCGATGACGGTCGCCGGGCTGATGATGGCGGTCTGGGTGCTGGTGTTAACGCTGATGGAGCTGCTTGAGCGCGCCACGCACCGTCATAGCCTGTGGCGCGGGCTGGGGAAATTAAGTCGCAGCCAGTGGGGGATGACGCTCGGGCACGTAGGGCTTGCGGTAACGGTTATCGGCATCGCGTTCAGCCAGAACTACAGCGTGGAGCGCGACGTGCGCATGACGGCGGGCGACAGCGTTGATATTCATCATTACCGTTTTGTGTTTCGCGAAGTGCGCGACGCGCAGGGGCCGAACTGGCGCGGCGCGGTCGGGATTATCGATGTGCTGCGCGACGGTAAACCCGAGGCAACGCTGCGCGCCGAAAAACGCGCCTATAACAGCAACCGCGTGGTGATGACCGAAGCCGCCATCGACGGCGGGCTGACGCGCGATCTCTACGCGGCGCTCGGTGAAGAACTCGATGACGGCAGCTGGGCGGTGCGCCTTTATTACAAACCGTTTGTCCGCTGGATCTGGTACGGCGGGCTGCTGATGGCGTTCGGCGGGCTGCTTTGTCTGCTCGACCCGCGTTACCGGCTGAAAAAAATCCAGGAGGCCACATGA
- the ccmE gene encoding cytochrome c maturation protein CcmE → MNPRRKTRLWVALAVLAGLGLTMALVLYALRANIDLFYTPGEILYGKGASQEKPQPGQRLRVGGMVMPGSVKRDSQSLKVSFRLYDARGVVDVDYDGILPDLFREGQGVVAQGVLGEDQRIHAREVLAKHDENYTPPEVKAAMDANHTRPPQAYKDNRP, encoded by the coding sequence ATGAACCCGCGTCGTAAAACGCGCCTGTGGGTCGCGCTCGCCGTGCTGGCGGGCCTCGGGCTGACGATGGCCCTGGTGCTCTACGCGCTGCGCGCCAATATCGATCTCTTCTATACGCCGGGTGAAATTCTCTACGGCAAAGGTGCCTCGCAGGAGAAACCACAACCGGGCCAGCGGCTGCGCGTCGGCGGAATGGTGATGCCAGGGAGCGTGAAGCGCGACAGCCAGAGCCTGAAGGTGAGCTTTCGTCTCTATGACGCACGCGGTGTGGTAGATGTCGATTACGACGGCATTCTGCCCGATCTGTTTCGTGAAGGGCAGGGCGTGGTGGCGCAGGGCGTGCTGGGCGAGGATCAGCGCATTCACGCGCGCGAAGTGCTGGCGAAGCATGACGAAAACTACACGCCACCGGAGGTGAAAGCGGCGATGGATGCCAACCACACGCGTCCGCCGCAGGCGTATAAGGACAACCGCCCATGA
- the mlaA gene encoding phospholipid-binding lipoprotein MlaA codes for MNFRLTGLALAATLLVGCASSSEPQQGRSDPFEGFNRTMFTFNYDVVDPYVLRPVAVAWRDYVPQPARNGLGNFTSNLEEPASMLNKFLQGDPYQGMVHFTRFFLNTLLGMGGFIDVAGMANPKLQREEPHRFGSTLGTYGVGYGPYVQLPFYGSFTLREDVGDMADTTYPVLSWLTWPLSLGKWAVEGVETRAQLLDSDGLLRQSSDPYILVREAYFQRHDFIANGGKLKPNENPNAQAIEGDLKDIDSE; via the coding sequence ATGAACTTTCGCCTTACCGGGCTTGCGCTGGCGGCCACGCTTTTAGTGGGCTGCGCCAGTTCGTCAGAGCCGCAGCAAGGGCGTTCCGACCCCTTTGAAGGGTTCAACCGCACCATGTTTACTTTTAACTATGACGTGGTGGACCCTTATGTGCTGCGCCCGGTGGCTGTCGCCTGGCGCGACTACGTGCCACAACCGGCGCGCAACGGGCTGGGCAACTTCACCAGCAACCTTGAAGAACCCGCCTCAATGCTTAATAAATTTCTGCAGGGCGACCCCTACCAGGGGATGGTGCACTTTACCCGTTTCTTCCTGAACACCCTGCTGGGGATGGGCGGTTTCATCGACGTGGCCGGTATGGCGAACCCGAAACTGCAGCGAGAAGAGCCGCACCGTTTCGGCAGCACGCTCGGCACCTATGGCGTCGGTTACGGGCCGTATGTGCAGTTGCCGTTCTACGGCAGCTTTACGCTGCGTGAAGATGTCGGCGATATGGCGGACACTACTTATCCGGTGCTCTCCTGGCTGACCTGGCCGCTGTCGCTCGGCAAATGGGCGGTGGAAGGCGTGGAGACCCGCGCGCAACTGCTCGATTCCGACGGCCTGCTGCGCCAGTCTTCCGATCCTTACATCCTGGTGCGTGAGGCGTATTTCCAGCGTCACGACTTTATCGCCAACGGCGGTAAGCTTAAGCCAAATGAAAACCCGAACGCGCAGGCGATTGAAGGCGATCTCAAGGATATCGATTCGGAATAA
- the ccmA gene encoding cytochrome c biogenesis heme-transporting ATPase CcmA — MLEARNLACLRDERLLFRALSFRVSPGEIVHLTGANGAGKTSLLRLLVGLARPEEGEVYWRGEPLAHQRSAFHQELLWLGHLPGIKAALTADENLAFYHPQTRRETRWQALAAIGLGGYEDLPVEQLSAGQQRRVALARLWLSEASLWVLDEPLTALDAAGVATLTRRLEAHAARGGAVIVTTHQPLAFNVAHRTLTLTPEPAA, encoded by the coding sequence ATGTTAGAAGCCCGGAATCTTGCCTGCCTGCGCGACGAGCGGCTGCTGTTTCGCGCGCTCTCGTTTCGCGTGTCGCCTGGCGAGATTGTGCACCTGACCGGCGCGAACGGGGCCGGGAAAACCTCGCTGTTGCGCCTGTTGGTCGGGCTGGCGCGCCCGGAAGAGGGCGAGGTGTACTGGCGCGGCGAACCGCTTGCGCATCAGCGCTCTGCCTTTCATCAGGAATTGCTGTGGCTCGGCCATCTGCCGGGTATCAAAGCGGCGCTCACCGCCGATGAAAATCTCGCGTTTTATCACCCACAGACCCGGCGCGAGACGCGCTGGCAGGCGCTTGCCGCCATCGGGCTTGGTGGGTATGAAGATCTCCCGGTTGAACAACTCTCAGCAGGCCAGCAGCGCCGCGTAGCGCTGGCAAGATTGTGGCTTAGCGAAGCATCACTGTGGGTACTGGATGAACCGCTAACGGCGCTTGATGCCGCAGGCGTGGCGACGCTGACGAGGCGTCTTGAGGCGCACGCGGCACGCGGCGGCGCGGTGATAGTCACCACTCACCAACCGCTGGCGTTTAACGTTGCACACCGCACATTAACCCTTACGCCGGAGCCCGCCGCATGA
- the ccmI gene encoding c-type cytochrome biogenesis protein CcmI, translating to MSALIMVIVVLLVGVAALVFWPWRERGAVSRDALNRTLYYSRLRELDEEPPEARQALVVELQHSLLADIPEPRGQKTSHTGNGALLAGVLLVVAVSGGLFMATHSLKQVNDWQAAARETPSLVARVMDPHATPLTVEELTRLGLGLRTRLQDDPHNGAGWAMLGRIGMVLNNADTATEAFKRAWQLNSQSIEARLDYAEVLARSPQPDDNRLGEQMLKDVSAQAPDNLRAQGLLAFSAFRQQRYTEAIAVWQSMLTRLPPDDARRAAVVRGIAQARVDSGMDNARLAVKITLSPVSKKALPDKGILFISVTDGASNVPVLVKKLPLGHFPLTITLDDADAMLPDRGLEHVTQGIVKVHISRDGNAAVQPGDWTGERRFTTLNPAAPVDVLVAPSPSGAG from the coding sequence GTGAGCGCGTTAATTATGGTTATCGTCGTCCTGCTGGTGGGCGTTGCGGCGCTGGTCTTCTGGCCGTGGCGCGAGCGGGGCGCGGTCAGCCGCGATGCGCTGAACCGCACACTCTATTACTCGCGCCTGCGGGAGCTTGACGAGGAGCCGCCCGAGGCTCGTCAGGCGCTGGTGGTGGAATTACAACACAGCCTGCTGGCGGATATTCCCGAGCCGCGCGGGCAGAAAACGAGTCACACGGGTAATGGTGCGTTGCTGGCGGGCGTGCTGCTGGTCGTGGCGGTGAGCGGCGGGCTGTTCATGGCGACGCATAGCCTTAAACAGGTGAATGACTGGCAGGCGGCGGCGCGCGAGACACCCTCACTGGTGGCGCGCGTGATGGATCCGCACGCAACACCGCTCACGGTGGAGGAGCTGACGCGCCTCGGGCTTGGGCTGCGCACGCGTTTGCAGGACGACCCGCATAACGGCGCGGGCTGGGCGATGCTCGGGCGCATCGGTATGGTGCTCAATAACGCTGATACCGCTACAGAAGCGTTTAAACGCGCCTGGCAGCTCAATTCGCAAAGCATCGAAGCGCGGCTCGACTATGCTGAAGTGCTGGCGCGCTCGCCGCAGCCGGACGATAACCGCCTCGGTGAACAGATGCTAAAAGACGTCTCGGCGCAGGCACCTGATAATCTGCGCGCGCAGGGGCTGCTTGCCTTCAGCGCGTTTCGCCAGCAGCGCTATACGGAGGCGATTGCCGTCTGGCAGTCGATGCTGACGCGCCTGCCGCCGGACGATGCGCGCCGTGCGGCGGTCGTGCGCGGCATTGCGCAGGCGCGCGTGGACAGCGGCATGGACAACGCGAGACTGGCTGTTAAAATCACGCTCTCACCCGTTTCGAAAAAAGCCTTACCAGATAAAGGGATACTCTTTATCAGCGTGACGGATGGCGCATCAAACGTACCGGTGTTGGTGAAAAAATTGCCGCTGGGCCATTTTCCGCTGACAATTACGCTTGATGACGCCGACGCGATGCTCCCGGACAGGGGGCTTGAACACGTCACGCAGGGCATTGTGAAGGTGCATATTTCCCGGGACGGCAACGCGGCCGTACAACCCGGAGACTGGACAGGCGAGCGCCGCTTCACCACGCTCAACCCGGCAGCGCCGGTGGACGTCCTGGTCGCGCCTTCGCCATCAGGAGCGGGTTAG
- a CDS encoding heme ABC transporter permease, producing the protein MWKFLHPWARPERLYGLCQRLTPWFAWPGAVMLATGCIWGFVFAPPDYQQGDSYRIMYLHVPAAMGSMGIYASMAVAAFIGLVWQNRAADLAVMAMAPVGAVYTFIALTTGSAWGKPMWGTWWIWDARLTSELVLLFLYAGVIALWHAFDDRRLAGRAAGVLVLVGVVNLPIIHYSVEWWNTLHQGSTNMQQSIDPSMRAPLRWNIAGFLCLFVTLTLTRLGNLLLLQERHRPWVAVVLEKKS; encoded by the coding sequence ATGTGGAAATTCTTACACCCCTGGGCGCGGCCTGAACGGCTTTACGGCCTCTGCCAGCGGCTCACGCCGTGGTTCGCGTGGCCGGGTGCCGTGATGCTCGCGACGGGCTGTATCTGGGGTTTTGTTTTTGCGCCGCCCGATTACCAGCAGGGCGACAGCTACCGCATCATGTATCTGCACGTTCCGGCGGCGATGGGCTCGATGGGCATTTACGCCTCAATGGCGGTCGCGGCGTTTATCGGGCTGGTGTGGCAGAACCGGGCGGCCGACCTGGCCGTGATGGCGATGGCCCCGGTGGGCGCGGTCTACACCTTTATCGCGCTGACAACCGGCTCCGCCTGGGGGAAACCGATGTGGGGCACATGGTGGATCTGGGATGCGCGGCTCACTTCCGAGCTGGTGCTGCTGTTTTTATACGCGGGCGTCATCGCGCTCTGGCACGCCTTTGACGACCGCCGCCTCGCGGGCCGCGCCGCGGGCGTACTGGTGCTGGTGGGCGTGGTGAATCTGCCCATCATCCACTACTCGGTGGAGTGGTGGAATACGCTGCATCAGGGCTCCACCAATATGCAACAGAGCATCGACCCGAGCATGCGCGCGCCGCTGCGCTGGAATATCGCCGGTTTTTTGTGCCTGTTTGTGACGCTCACGCTGACGCGCCTCGGCAATTTGCTGCTGCTTCAGGAGCGCCATCGCCCGTGGGTGGCCGTGGTGCTGGAGAAAAAATCATGA
- the ccmB gene encoding heme exporter protein CcmB, with amino-acid sequence MMGRIIRRELRLAARHRAELLNPLWFFLVVIVLFALGAGPEPQRLARIAPGVVWVAALLASLLAMDRLFRDDVRDGALEQLMLLPTPLPVVIIAKVTAHWVATGLPLVVLSPLAALLMGLNGYATLTLMLTLLLGTPTLSFLGALGAALTAGLRRGGILLSLIILPLAIPLLIFSTAAVDAAMMQLPVGGFFALSGAFLTASVTLMPFATAAALRITIQ; translated from the coding sequence ATGATGGGCCGCATTATCCGCCGCGAGCTGCGTCTCGCCGCGCGTCACCGGGCGGAACTCCTTAACCCGCTGTGGTTTTTTCTGGTGGTGATTGTATTGTTCGCGCTCGGCGCAGGCCCGGAGCCGCAACGGCTTGCGCGTATCGCGCCAGGCGTGGTGTGGGTCGCGGCGCTGCTCGCCTCGCTGCTGGCGATGGATCGGCTGTTTCGCGACGACGTGCGCGATGGCGCGCTGGAACAGCTCATGCTGTTGCCAACGCCGCTGCCGGTGGTGATTATCGCGAAAGTGACCGCTCACTGGGTGGCGACCGGGCTGCCGCTGGTCGTGCTCTCGCCGCTGGCGGCGCTGCTGATGGGACTGAACGGCTATGCGACGCTGACGCTAATGCTGACGCTGTTGCTTGGCACGCCGACGCTGAGCTTTCTCGGCGCGCTGGGCGCGGCGCTGACGGCCGGGCTGCGCCGCGGCGGCATCCTGTTGAGCCTGATTATTCTGCCGCTTGCGATCCCGCTGCTGATTTTCTCCACCGCCGCGGTGGATGCCGCCATGATGCAGTTGCCGGTCGGCGGGTTTTTCGCGCTCTCCGGCGCGTTTTTAACAGCAAGCGTCACGCTAATGCCGTTCGCGACGGCGGCGGCGCTGCGTATCACTATTCAGTAG